The following are encoded together in the Bacillota bacterium genome:
- the murJ gene encoding murein biosynthesis integral membrane protein MurJ encodes MSVIKNSGLISVGTLLSKIFGFLREVVMALVFGASRLTDAYLVAQVVPSLLFSLVGNSLSTIIVPLITEYEQTKGRNYALAFANAITTIVLLITILLTIIGIIVTSWLIALIAPGFEEEAKELACRLSRIMFPMIIFWGFAGIATGLLHSQKRFFYPAFMGLPFNIVIISSVLILGRRWGIEGLAWGTVAAVAAQWLFQVLDVRKCGYHFRVLLKHPGINQVGKLILPVLIGSGAAQLGIVVDRILASGLVEGSIAALNFASRLNELALGLFSTAVASALYPELAQKATGGERESFRRLLANSLLGLTWLMVPMAVGIIVLREPLVRLAFERGAFDARATELTAYALFFFALGIPATALRDIVVRGFYAVQDTMTPMWIGIATVGANIALNIILVRYLALGGLALGTSGAVTIGFIILLWCLRRKLGHLNGQLLIRDGGKILVASALMGVIATKLASWVLTRFGDIPSIIAVATVGCLIYFLSCRLLNIGIYLAVVNRMKALTLKMR; translated from the coding sequence ATGTCAGTAATTAAAAACTCTGGTCTCATCTCGGTAGGGACTTTATTGAGCAAAATATTTGGTTTTCTGCGAGAAGTTGTCATGGCTCTGGTTTTTGGAGCCTCAAGATTGACGGACGCATATCTGGTTGCCCAGGTTGTGCCGAGCCTACTTTTTTCCTTGGTTGGGAATTCGTTGTCTACTATTATTGTGCCTTTGATCACGGAATATGAACAGACGAAGGGCCGTAATTATGCCTTGGCATTCGCCAATGCCATCACGACAATTGTTTTGTTGATTACCATTTTATTAACCATAATTGGTATCATTGTTACTTCCTGGCTTATTGCTCTGATTGCACCCGGTTTTGAAGAAGAAGCAAAGGAGCTAGCATGCCGACTTTCCCGGATAATGTTTCCGATGATCATATTCTGGGGATTCGCCGGGATTGCTACTGGCTTGCTACACAGTCAGAAACGGTTTTTTTATCCAGCCTTTATGGGATTACCTTTTAATATAGTTATAATTAGCTCAGTCCTTATCTTAGGCCGCCGATGGGGAATTGAAGGTCTGGCCTGGGGAACAGTTGCGGCAGTAGCTGCACAGTGGCTATTTCAGGTACTGGATGTGCGAAAATGTGGATATCACTTTCGCGTATTACTGAAACACCCAGGAATCAACCAGGTTGGCAAACTAATCCTTCCGGTGTTGATTGGCAGCGGGGCGGCTCAACTGGGGATAGTAGTTGACCGCATCCTGGCTTCCGGGCTTGTTGAGGGTAGTATTGCCGCCTTGAATTTTGCGAGCCGATTGAATGAATTGGCTCTTGGCCTTTTTTCTACGGCAGTGGCTAGTGCACTTTATCCCGAATTGGCCCAAAAAGCAACAGGTGGTGAAAGAGAGTCATTCCGTCGTTTGTTAGCTAACAGTCTTCTGGGACTGACATGGCTGATGGTCCCGATGGCGGTAGGGATTATTGTTCTGCGGGAGCCGCTCGTTCGTTTGGCCTTCGAGCGGGGAGCCTTTGATGCAAGGGCTACTGAGCTTACCGCTTATGCCTTGTTCTTTTTCGCCCTGGGCATTCCGGCGACGGCCCTGCGAGATATAGTTGTGCGGGGTTTTTATGCCGTTCAGGATACCATGACTCCCATGTGGATAGGGATAGCTACTGTAGGTGCAAACATTGCCCTTAATATAATCCTTGTGCGCTATTTGGCTCTTGGTGGTTTGGCCCTGGGCACGTCCGGGGCGGTGACGATAGGTTTTATTATCCTTTTATGGTGCTTGCGCCGTAAACTGGGCCACCTTAACGGCCAATTGTTAATCAGGGATGGCGGCAAAATATTGGTGGCCAGTGCTTTAATGGGGGTTATCGCGACAAAACTAGCCTCTTGGGTATTAACCAGGTTTGGTGACATTCCCAGTATTATTGCGGTGGCCACAGTTGGATGTTTGATCTATTTTCTTTCTTGCCGTTTGCTGAATATAGGAATTTATTTAGCTGTGGTCAACCGAATGAAAGCCCTGACTCTGAAAATGAGGTAA
- a CDS encoding DegT/DnrJ/EryC1/StrS family aminotransferase → MSGIPILNLHEQIEKLWPDIIPAIERVIRAGHFILGPEVQAFEAEAARYLEVKYAIGVNSGTDALVIALRAAGIGPGDEVITTPFTFFATAEAVSTVGAEPVFVDVDPLTFNINPKLIEEAITPRTRVILPVHLYGQAADMDGIMAIARKYNLVVIEDVAQAFGGKWREKKLGTIGKLGCFSFFPTKNLSCFGDGGLVVTNDDDLAEQVRMLRAHGSKKKYHNEILGYNSRLDEIQAAILRVKLPYVDKWNEARRRAAQRYHELLAGIPGLELPLEKETAYHVYHQYTIRIKQGKRDLLKERLEKEGICTMIYYPIPLHKLPVYNRSEKYANAEAAAGEVLSLPIWPEITPAIQERVAANIRRIMEEIG, encoded by the coding sequence ATGAGTGGCATCCCAATACTCAATCTGCATGAACAAATAGAAAAACTTTGGCCCGATATCATACCAGCAATCGAGCGGGTTATCCGTGCGGGGCACTTCATTTTGGGACCGGAAGTTCAAGCATTTGAAGCAGAAGCTGCTCGTTACCTGGAGGTTAAATACGCAATCGGGGTGAATTCCGGCACAGACGCTCTGGTCATTGCCCTGAGGGCGGCCGGGATCGGACCGGGAGATGAGGTCATTACCACGCCGTTTACCTTTTTTGCCACTGCCGAAGCAGTGAGCACAGTAGGAGCCGAGCCTGTTTTTGTAGATGTAGATCCTTTGACTTTTAATATTAATCCGAAATTGATTGAAGAAGCAATAACTCCTAGAACACGGGTCATTTTGCCGGTTCACCTCTACGGGCAAGCGGCGGATATGGACGGGATTATGGCGATAGCCAGAAAATATAATCTTGTGGTTATTGAAGATGTAGCCCAGGCTTTCGGAGGGAAATGGCGTGAGAAGAAGCTGGGGACTATTGGAAAATTAGGTTGCTTTTCCTTCTTTCCAACTAAAAACTTAAGTTGTTTCGGTGATGGCGGGCTGGTAGTCACTAATGATGACGACCTGGCTGAGCAGGTGCGGATGCTGCGGGCGCACGGTTCGAAGAAAAAATATCACAATGAGATCCTGGGCTATAACTCGCGATTGGATGAGATACAGGCGGCTATCTTGCGGGTCAAACTTCCATATGTTGATAAATGGAATGAAGCCCGCCGGCGGGCGGCACAACGTTACCATGAATTACTGGCTGGGATACCAGGGTTGGAGCTTCCATTGGAGAAAGAAACAGCTTACCATGTGTATCATCAGTACACCATCCGCATTAAACAGGGCAAACGCGATCTGCTTAAGGAGCGATTAGAAAAAGAAGGTATTTGCACCATGATTTATTATCCCATACCTTTGCATAAGCTCCCTGTATACAATAGGAGTGAAAAATATGCAAATGCAGAAGCGGCAGCCGGTGAGGTCTTAAGCCTCCCCATCTGGCCGGAGATAACGCCGGCGATCCAGGAGCGGGTGGCGGCAAATATTCGCCGGATTATGGAGGAAATTGGATAA
- a CDS encoding Gfo/Idh/MocA family oxidoreductase, translated as MTEKDNKKIKIGLIGCGRISKNHFEAIAAQPDAECVACCDIIPERAEEAAKTYNVPFWTTKYEEMLAISDIDLISICTPSGLHPEHGIMAARAKKHVLSEKPMGVRLKDADELIKACDQEHVRLFVVLQNRLNPAIQLVRRALDEGRFGRIYFIQANVFWTRPQEYYDQAPWRGTWEFDGGAFMNQASHYVDMVQWFGGPVKSVVAQTATLARNIEAEDTGAAVIRFRSGAIGSINVTMLTYPKNLEGSITILGEKGTVRVGGIAMNKIEHWEFADTRDYDQQVANTATDPPTVYGFGHTGYYRNVIDVLTKGEKPSSDGRAGMKSLELLEAIYRASNRRRQMVLPMM; from the coding sequence ATGACAGAGAAAGATAATAAAAAAATAAAAATTGGTCTGATTGGGTGCGGAAGAATCTCGAAAAACCACTTTGAAGCCATTGCCGCCCAGCCAGATGCCGAGTGCGTGGCCTGTTGCGACATCATTCCGGAACGGGCCGAGGAAGCGGCAAAGACGTATAACGTTCCTTTTTGGACGACCAAATACGAGGAAATGCTGGCTATCTCCGACATTGACCTTATCTCAATCTGCACTCCATCGGGATTACACCCAGAACACGGGATTATGGCTGCCAGGGCCAAAAAGCATGTCCTGAGCGAGAAGCCAATGGGTGTACGGTTAAAGGACGCGGATGAACTGATCAAAGCGTGTGATCAGGAGCACGTGCGCCTGTTTGTGGTTCTGCAAAACCGGCTCAATCCTGCGATTCAACTAGTAAGGAGAGCGCTGGATGAAGGGCGTTTTGGCCGGATCTACTTTATCCAGGCCAATGTCTTCTGGACCCGCCCGCAGGAATATTATGATCAGGCCCCCTGGCGGGGCACCTGGGAGTTTGACGGCGGGGCCTTCATGAACCAGGCCAGCCACTACGTGGATATGGTGCAGTGGTTTGGCGGCCCGGTCAAGTCCGTTGTCGCGCAAACGGCGACGCTCGCCAGAAACATCGAGGCCGAAGACACCGGCGCGGCGGTGATCAGATTTCGCAGCGGGGCCATCGGTTCGATCAACGTGACCATGCTCACTTATCCGAAAAACCTTGAAGGGTCCATCACTATCCTGGGGGAGAAGGGAACTGTCCGCGTGGGCGGGATTGCCATGAATAAGATTGAGCATTGGGAATTTGCTGATACCCGTGATTACGACCAGCAGGTGGCAAACACTGCGACAGATCCCCCGACGGTCTACGGCTTTGGACACACCGGGTATTACCGGAATGTGATTGATGTCCTCACGAAAGGAGAAAAGCCTAGCAGCGACGGCCGCGCCGGGATGAAGTCGCTGGAGTTGCTGGAAGCGATATATCGGGCGAGTAATAGACGAAGGCAAATGGTTTTGCCTATGATGTGA
- a CDS encoding glycosyltransferase family 4 protein translates to MRVLIISPVAKMAAGGVAAHVATLEKMLKQHGVDSQTIVLDIDPSLGIRFYAYAGFRKMLNKIHEPWGFMVSDKIAEMKLAKSLQSVETFDLIHCHSKYADIVRKIVGNKVPIVLTVHGYIADEAVSRRTVKRGSIGYRYLERNEYATYASANAIICVDQRIAKHVSARVSYSVPTWVVPNAVDTSVFCPSDDQSFDRYTILCPRMLNPKNGVDVAIRAMEFLKQHPRLPAVRMIIAGDGRQRRQLESYVHENDLKDVVTFFGTVSREEMPKLMRKCGVVIIPSIPSEGVEEATSIAVLEAMASGVPVVASAIGGLREIVIDGETGFLVPPGEPDRLANAIIMALKQRETLSKKAVQYVNQHFSIEAMGRKVLDVYASVK, encoded by the coding sequence GTGCGGGTTTTGATCATAAGTCCAGTCGCTAAAATGGCAGCAGGTGGTGTAGCAGCACACGTGGCAACACTTGAGAAGATGTTGAAACAACATGGAGTCGACTCACAGACCATTGTGCTCGACATAGACCCGTCATTGGGTATACGATTTTACGCATATGCTGGCTTTCGTAAGATGTTAAATAAGATACATGAGCCTTGGGGGTTTATGGTATCAGACAAAATAGCCGAGATGAAACTGGCGAAAAGTCTTCAGTCTGTTGAAACGTTTGATCTAATACACTGCCATAGCAAATATGCCGACATAGTTAGAAAGATAGTTGGCAACAAGGTGCCGATTGTATTAACTGTACATGGATATATTGCAGACGAGGCTGTCTCAAGACGTACAGTGAAACGAGGTTCAATAGGGTATAGATACCTTGAACGGAATGAATACGCAACCTACGCTTCGGCGAATGCCATAATATGTGTTGATCAACGCATAGCGAAGCATGTGAGTGCTAGAGTATCTTATTCAGTGCCGACATGGGTTGTACCCAACGCAGTGGATACGAGCGTGTTCTGCCCATCTGATGATCAAAGTTTTGATAGATATACTATTCTCTGCCCTCGAATGCTCAACCCTAAAAACGGGGTTGATGTTGCTATCAGGGCGATGGAGTTCTTGAAACAACACCCGCGTTTACCTGCAGTAAGAATGATTATTGCAGGTGACGGCAGGCAAAGGCGGCAACTGGAAAGCTACGTACATGAAAATGATTTGAAGGATGTTGTTACTTTTTTTGGTACTGTATCCCGTGAAGAAATGCCGAAGCTTATGAGGAAATGCGGCGTAGTTATTATTCCGTCTATTCCTTCTGAGGGCGTTGAGGAAGCAACCTCGATTGCTGTTTTAGAAGCTATGGCTAGTGGGGTACCAGTAGTAGCTTCAGCAATTGGTGGACTTCGGGAGATAGTTATTGATGGTGAGACCGGCTTTCTAGTTCCTCCAGGAGAACCGGATCGATTAGCTAATGCTATTATTATGGCATTAAAACAAAGAGAGACCTTATCGAAGAAGGCAGTGCAATATGTAAATCAGCATTTTAGTATTGAGGCTATGGGGAGGAAAGTGCTAGATGTTTATGCAAGCGTCAAATAG
- a CDS encoding glycosyltransferase family 4 protein, which produces MFMQASNSFQDRRLRIVIVFGSPGTSFGSVERGFLELVKKLISKGFRIAVTVTAPGIFVEELRKAGATVKIITMERRINLRAIYAIINVLKDYRPQILHINFDIAVYNTLVAALVARFFGYQPCKIVVHHHSQIADPSKKQFRYLPRKLLYKLNHVESVFVSTAQRERFELKGIVPYNGRQYVIENGVDTVTFHPVSSLNEKQDARHRIGLNLSPDVKVVGYVAGYRPEKRHIFLLEAFEEALRRTQHAGMIVLLLVGYGSEETRIKHEIVRRNLSQSVIMTGQRTDIPDIFRALDVAVCVSTNESFNLGIMEALATGLPVICVANSFTETIIDTGINGIVMPSDVTAAEFGTMLASIINSRLDASKMGGRGRAVAEAFSVSRWTDRILEVYISA; this is translated from the coding sequence ATGTTTATGCAAGCGTCAAATAGCTTTCAAGATCGGAGACTACGAATTGTTATCGTCTTCGGTTCACCGGGAACATCATTCGGGTCTGTCGAAAGAGGTTTTCTTGAACTGGTAAAGAAGCTCATATCAAAGGGATTTAGAATAGCTGTTACGGTCACTGCACCGGGTATCTTTGTTGAAGAGTTGCGGAAGGCCGGAGCTACTGTTAAAATTATCACTATGGAAAGACGTATCAATCTGCGAGCTATTTATGCAATAATCAATGTTTTGAAGGATTACAGACCACAAATACTTCATATTAACTTTGACATAGCGGTGTATAATACTTTAGTAGCCGCGCTTGTTGCCCGATTTTTTGGGTATCAACCCTGTAAAATTGTGGTTCATCACCACTCTCAGATCGCCGATCCAAGTAAGAAACAATTTCGGTACCTGCCACGAAAGTTGCTTTACAAACTTAATCATGTAGAGAGCGTGTTCGTATCTACCGCACAGCGGGAACGGTTTGAGTTAAAAGGGATCGTGCCTTATAATGGGCGCCAGTATGTGATCGAAAATGGTGTTGATACTGTAACATTTCATCCTGTGAGCAGTTTGAATGAAAAGCAGGACGCTCGGCATAGAATCGGTCTCAATTTATCTCCAGATGTTAAGGTCGTCGGATACGTAGCTGGGTATCGGCCCGAGAAGCGTCATATCTTTCTTCTTGAAGCTTTTGAGGAAGCGCTGCGGAGAACCCAACATGCGGGTATGATCGTGCTTTTGCTGGTTGGTTACGGGTCAGAAGAGACCCGGATCAAGCATGAAATAGTGAGACGGAATTTGAGCCAAAGCGTAATCATGACCGGGCAGCGTACTGATATCCCAGACATTTTCCGCGCACTGGACGTGGCGGTATGTGTGTCCACGAACGAGAGTTTTAATCTTGGAATCATGGAAGCACTAGCCACAGGTCTACCTGTAATATGTGTGGCCAACAGTTTTACAGAGACAATTATTGATACAGGAATAAATGGAATAGTTATGCCATCAGATGTTACTGCTGCAGAATTTGGAACTATGCTGGCCTCAATAATAAATAGCAGGCTTGATGCATCTAAAATGGGTGGTCGAGGGCGAGCCGTAGCCGAAGCGTTTTCTGTATCAAGATGGACGGACCGCATCTTAGAGGTGTATATAAGCGCATGA